From a single Bacteroidales bacterium genomic region:
- a CDS encoding ATP-binding cassette domain-containing protein, whose amino-acid sequence MEFLKIKNVYKKFINTYALKDVSMSVPENSIYGLLGPNGAGKTTLIRIINRITAQDEGEVYFKGRKISIEDVFRIGYLPEERGLYKKMKVGEQALYLARLKGMPKREAIGKLKYWFEKFEIQEWWDKKVEELSKGMQQKLQFITTVMHEPELLIFDEPFSGFDPINTNLLKNEVRALKKKGSTIIFSTHNMGSVEELCDHITLINKAENILEGPINEVRNRYKANIYQIEFQGDPDKLEASLNRNYQILERKTINGNNALRVKLLHHTNENELLSLIIPVVEIIAFREEIPGMNDIFINAVNEYKTEETPAS is encoded by the coding sequence ATGGAATTTCTGAAAATAAAAAATGTTTATAAAAAATTTATCAACACTTATGCGCTCAAAGATGTGAGCATGAGTGTACCGGAAAACTCCATTTACGGATTGCTTGGTCCTAATGGAGCCGGCAAAACCACACTGATACGGATCATCAACAGAATTACAGCCCAGGACGAGGGCGAGGTATACTTCAAGGGTCGAAAGATCAGCATAGAAGATGTTTTTCGTATCGGCTACCTTCCTGAAGAAAGGGGACTTTATAAAAAGATGAAAGTGGGGGAGCAGGCATTGTATCTGGCCCGGCTCAAAGGGATGCCCAAAAGGGAGGCCATCGGGAAACTAAAATACTGGTTCGAGAAATTTGAAATCCAGGAATGGTGGGATAAGAAAGTAGAAGAACTTTCCAAGGGCATGCAGCAAAAGCTCCAGTTCATTACCACAGTGATGCATGAACCGGAACTCCTTATTTTTGACGAACCCTTCAGTGGTTTTGACCCCATCAACACCAATCTGCTCAAGAATGAAGTAAGAGCGCTAAAAAAGAAGGGTTCTACCATCATCTTTTCGACCCACAACATGGGGTCGGTTGAAGAGCTGTGCGACCACATCACACTGATCAATAAAGCCGAAAACATACTGGAAGGTCCGATCAATGAAGTCAGGAACCGGTACAAAGCCAATATTTATCAGATCGAATTCCAGGGGGACCCGGACAAGCTGGAAGCTTCATTAAACCGGAACTATCAAATCCTGGAACGGAAAACCATTAACGGAAACAATGCATTAAGGGTCAAGTTGCTTCATCATACCAACGAGAATGAATTGTTGTCACTGATCATTCCAGTGGTGGAAATCATCGCTTTCAGGGAAGAAATCCCCGGTATGAACGACATTTTCATTAACGCCGTCAATGAATATAAAACTGAAGAAACACCGGCATCATGA
- the tsaA gene encoding tRNA (N6-threonylcarbamoyladenosine(37)-N6)-methyltransferase TrmO, with protein sequence MKQQSFTLKNIGVIRTPFQYTGEAPKQGVFEPESEGRIELFEDYREGLKDLEKFSHAILIFYFHKMEETKLTGIPPMDTEEHGIFAIRGPQRPNHLGLTNVRIKEIRGTQIFVTGVDMLDNTPLLDIKPYIRELDSREDSNSGWIKDLMGGGGQK encoded by the coding sequence ATGAAGCAACAATCCTTTACTTTGAAGAACATCGGAGTTATTCGCACACCTTTTCAATATACGGGTGAAGCGCCCAAACAGGGGGTTTTTGAACCCGAATCAGAAGGCAGGATTGAACTTTTTGAGGATTACAGAGAAGGGCTGAAAGATCTGGAGAAGTTCTCTCACGCCATACTGATCTTTTATTTTCACAAGATGGAGGAGACGAAGTTAACAGGCATTCCTCCAATGGATACCGAGGAGCATGGAATATTTGCCATTCGTGGACCTCAAAGGCCCAACCATCTGGGTTTAACGAATGTGAGAATAAAAGAGATCCGGGGCACCCAAATATTCGTTACGGGGGTAGACATGCTGGATAATACTCCTTTACTGGATATAAAACCTTACATCAGGGAGCTGGATAGCCGGGAGGATTCCAACTCCGGCTGGATTAAGGATCTCATGGGTGGAGGTGGTCAAAAATAA